One Nicotiana tomentosiformis chromosome 1, ASM39032v3, whole genome shotgun sequence genomic window, TTTACTTTAATTTTTGATCTCTCTAATCTTCACTTCATTTTGTTGGTAATCCGAAACATGGCCAAGCCTAATTCGAGTAATCAAGATTCTCTTAATTTCGTTTAGCCAATGTGTTACTACTTGACATCTCTTTGGTGTTTAATGCTGCTTAAGGTTGTCCATTCTGTTATTCGAATATGCTCCATATGCATAATTTGGACTTCCTTTAGATTAACTGGTCTATTAGGTCAGATTTGAATGCTTACACTTACTCTATGATATGAGTTTATCTTCCCTTTCTGTTCTGAATATCTATAATTGCAATCTTGCATAGGTAGTATATTTTAATTCTGTGTCAAGATCCTATTCTATCAATCATGACTAGTTCTCATTTAATATACCCCTTAGCATGTTTTGGCTCACTTGATACACCAGTATATTGTCATAATTTGTGCTTCCCTACTATGTCTAAATGTTGTTCTGCTACCTGATGTGAAGTTAACATGGCTATCTTGTGACACTAGCATCTGTACTTAAcataatttggaccttttccctGTTATGAGTCTATGTACTCCAATCCTATAAACTTGTTTGTTAATGTGTAACTACTTATGCACTAGGTGGTGAACTTGTTCTTCTAAATCTTGCTAAAGGTGTTCTTAAAACCTAAAGCCTGTttgattatttgctttatgtacCCAACATGGCTATTTTTGTACCCTTCAGTTCTGTCCCTCAGCTATTGTCCACTCTCCCTCATTATCATTTATGTTATTCTGAACTCCTTATTCTTAGCCGGCCGAAAGCCAAGGCTATCAAGGCTCTTGCcactgacctccctagtgtgaacaTTGCTCAGGgttcatttgagacccttgtgaactctggcACACTAGAATTTGGTCCCTAATCTTTCCTCTGAACTGTCTCTGTTAACCTCCctggtgtgagcactgccctgggttcttgaagtccttgggaactctgacacactagggccttggttctatatgctcaactcCCTGGTGAATCACTCAATTCCTGCCTGCCTTATGTCCATGAAGATGTAATTTTGGGCTGTTATGAACTATGAAAATGAAGGCCCGGCCTGGCCAGGTGTatctttgggcctgctgtaggctccctatagctattctactttgtaatttattctaTTCattttgggtctgtaataattcttgtaatgatattttggggtattagtaaaagtGGGAAAGGGGTTTTATCTTACATTTGCATTAAACCGGGtagaaatcctacctataggTTAGTTACTTAGCTAAAATGTGTTATTATGCTCAAACATGTTCAGTTGTCAtgtgttagagatcatgcctataggtattcTATTTTGCTCAAAATATGTTACTTTTCAGTTATTATAGAAATCCTACCTATAAGTATCCTATCTTGCTCAAATGTGTGTTAGAAATCTTGCATATAGTTTCTCTATTTGGTCCAAATATGTTCTACTTTTACTGGTTAGAAACCATACCTATAAGGTATTGAATGATTAATATCTCAATGTGCGCATAGGATTCTGTTTACATATGGCTTAATCTACAAATTAgatgccatgcctataggatctaaaaaaccagttttaattatagaaataatgcctatagggtctaaatCAGTCTTGATTCTTGTCCTGCTCGTTTCTTTTAACCATTATTAGAattcatgcctataggactcgattAAGCAATTCTGAACATATTCTTGTGATTACTATTGTTAGTTACTGCGcgaatcacctagaaatcatgcctataggtttaatcTCTTATGATTATAATCAGTAGGCAACTATATAGGCTTCAGAAATTGTATTAAAAGAAAGGCTTTTACCTATGAAGCTGCCCGCTTATAAAATCCAGAATCACATAGAGATCCTTCCTATAGGGTTCTGCGACCTTAATTTATCAAAATCAGCAACTGTCAATGTTAGTTAGTTCGCATGCATTTGTTGCCTAAGTGCGGAGGCCAACTTGAGCCCTTGTTTGCCTATACATGAAAATCCTAAATATTTTGCTTGTCGCCTAGTATTTTCTCTTTTTAGTAACCTAATTTAATGTTTAGaaccaccctgaaatagaggtctaaatgcctcatggaccataggcatgggacgggtagtgcacgcatagagtacgacTAGAATTGACTAGTGCACTTTAGGTAAACAacctaaagatagtaatcgggtagcaagagatgatagtctgtgcccgctgaataatatgagtaacaccccatcttgagggagttacgaagtattatttatgttgcacggggtgatcctttaggctaaaacactTAGCCCTCCCCCCCAACCTTTGTTTAAAAGTCAATCATTTTTATTTGCCCAATTTTTGTCTCTTCTCCTTttttagactaattcatataattcgagttcgggcGGGACCgaccgttgtggacctcgaggagtgcctaacaacttctcctcgaggtaatttaaacccttacccgatctttggtgatacaACTAGTTAATCCAGAGTTATCTGCAAATAgatgccctaacacaccttaatccgttaggtggcaactctctcTCAAAGCCCGATTTCGCGAAAGAAAGGGGCGCGACACTCGGCTCTACCCCTTGGTCTtggaaatactctgtgaggaagttggggtagggatacaatctttcttctttttggacTGCATTGGAAATGTTGTAGGAAATCAAGTTTCCTACATTAATAGGATAGCTTGCCATGATGGAAGCTACCAATACTGCCTGGGGGAGTGGAAAGACATTCTCATGCTGGCACGGGTCAAGACGGCTACATAcgaatgtttgccacccttttgcttcaaagttaatGGTGGCTATGACAATTTGAGCTCCTGCAGTGAGCCATGCAGGTGTTGTCCCCGGAATAGCAAGTATCTCAGCTTGCCATGGGCGAACTGCATCACCCAAGGCTAGCTTTTCCAGGTATTGCACTGCCTCGACCTCCTCAAACTCTATATATTTGTTCAGTGCGTGGCCATCAAATTGGATTTTCAAGTTCCGGACCTTCGTcacctttgtaccctttttgatgtgggcaacattggcataaaattccttgacGAGGTATTCATTGGCATATTGCAACCGGccggtgaaccatttccatcctttTCTCTCCGTAAATTGCTTTAGGACATTCAGATTGTGCTGGCTTAGGTCTTTGGTtatgaattgtcgctcaagagtgagcaacCTTTAGGGCCACCATCCCCAAAATTTTGCATACGCCTTCTCACTTACAAATCTATCAGCCCACACCTCCGGCTTCCTTGATCTAGCCAGGCCTCCCACAATTGTGTCACCCCCTTTCCCGTCATCCGGGACCTTATCATCATCATCTAAATTAATTGGGGTAGCTGTTGTGGCAGGTGTTGTAGCAGGTGGGGAAGATGGTTCAGATGCCTGACTACCTCCTTCTGAGCCATCAGAAAAACTAGAGGAGGAGGTAGGTTCATTGACTAAACGGAGTCTATCGGGGAATTGTTGTGATTGTGCCCCCGGTTGTGGTTGTACATAATCCCCCTCAGAAGTTTCCCGGGATGAGAGGTATTCACTGGTGTCTGAGGAGTCCGGAGTTGGTCTACTGAGAGTATTCTTTTTGCCCAAGACTTTCTAGTtttcctctaccccggcctcgggaggattctgccCTCCCTTTGGAAGTATCACCTTGACCACGAGAACGCACCATTGTCTGCAACACACAGGTAGTGAAATTCagttagaattggggttcaaCATGTGTTATTAAATTACAATTGAAAAGAAACACACTGCTTCTCAGAACAGggcagtgcggaccacacaaaagtgagtgcggctgcGGACTGCCCATCGCGGACcacacaaaaatgagtgcggccgcataataccCATCATGGACCACATAAGATTGAGTGAGGTCGCGGAGATACCAGGTTCAGACTTCTGGTTCTCTGAAGTTACCTCAGCGTGGACCGCATACTTTTGTGCGGCCGTGAAAAcccatcgcggaccgcacaagattGAGTGCGGCTGCATAATCGATTTGTTGGATCTCTGAAGtttaattgtgtggaccgcacaaaattgagtgtgGTCGCAAAAAccaactgcggaccgcacaaaattgagtacGGCCGCACAAACTTAGCAATGACAAGTGCTTTTAACCTAGGGAATCGCAGACCACACAATTTTGTAtgcagaccgcacaaaaatgtgtacGGGTGCGAAATTCAAATCAAAGCGGCACTGGAGTACGATAAATACTAGGGTTTTCACTAATTAGGCATGATTTGTGAAAATTAAACAATAAAAGCTACTAACCCCAGCCTCCATTATTCATTTAAACACTACCCACATGCTTCTAAGCAAGAATCAAGCATCAGTTTGACATTTTTGGCATGAATCTAACCCTagataaaaagaaaactaaaacaaagagaaaagaaaagaaaaagatgaaattaattTATTGAAATCAACATACCAGTAATAAAATGTAGTAGGAAATCAACACTTGatgaatatgggatgagattgaaaataAGAAATAGTGCATTGTGCTTTAGTCTAGCTTGAGAGGTCAAAGGGTGTAAAGTGTGAATAGTCTCAAAAAGTCCGATTTATACTCTGACCATGTTGGCCCACCGACTTACCTGAGTgtgaccgcacaattttggtgtgatccgcactctttacctttcTAACTCAGCAGTTGATTCAGTGAcgcggtccgcataaaaatggctacggccgcacaatatgtgcggtccgcaaaattttgaTCGCAGCCGCGAATCCTTAAGGGATtttgtcaggccaaacttcagataGTTGGCATTTTCCATCTTTCAGTTGTGcaaccgcacacagaattgtgcggctgcgaAGGGCTTGTGCGGTCCGTATAATTCTggcgcggtccgcataatttcacCACTTGGCCAATTTTTGTCTTGTCAATTTTCTGCACTGCACACCCAATTCTTgcatacacttcacaaccagttagtccaaaacaatgcctaatctaacaagaaaatcaaaataaagaaaaacacatgggttgcctcccaagaagcgcctgatttaatgtcgcaaCACGATGCATGTTACCATCATTCATTTGAAATGGAGCaatgccacaacgtggccatcatcaaccttaccAAGGTAGTGCGTCacccggtgcccattgactctaaagatctcaccattcttatttttcaaatcaagagcaccaaaaggagtcacatgtaccacttcaaaaggaccactccactttgatttaagctttcccggaaacatccgtaaccgagagttgaataaaagaacaaggtcaccttctttgaattctttgttcttgatatacttatcatgtaggtacttcatcttgtccttatacaaggacgaactggagtaagcatggaaccggaactcatcaagttcattcaattgctccatccgaagattggcagctacatcccactcaaggttcaatttcttcaacgcccgcatggccttatgctctaattccaccggaaggtgacatgctttcccaaacaccaaccgatacggagacataccaattggagtcttgtaagctgttctataggcccaaagagcatcgtcaagtttccttgaccaatcagtccgatttgcattgacagtcttggatagaatactcttgatctccctgttggagacttcaacctgtccacttgccTGGGGGTGATAGGAGGTTGACaccttgtgagtgacaccatacttggagagtaaagtgtcaaaggctttgttgcaaaaatatgaacccccatcattaatgatagcccttggggtgtcgaaccttgtgaatatgtttttcttcaagaaagccaccacactccgtgcttcattgttgggcaaagctacAGCTTCAACCCATCTGGAAATGTAATCTACAGCAACAAGAATATAGGTGTTCCCACACGAGCTCACAAATGGAcccataaagtcgatgccccacacatcgaaaatatcaatctctaggatggtggtgagaggcatctcatttttcttggagatcccaCCAACCCTTTGGCAATCATCACAATGCTTAATGAGCTCTCTAgcgtctttgtacaaggtaggccaatagaatccatagcttaggacctttgtagcagttctcgccccaccatggtgaccaccatatggcgaagagtggcaagcttcaagaatacccaattgttCTTGTTCTGGTACACATATTCGGATAACACCATCAGtacaaattttgaagagatatggctcatcccaatagtagtccaggcagtcccgtttgagcttcttcctttggtttgaggaGAACTCACTCGtaacaatgccactcacaagatagttggccacatcggcaaaccatggcatcccagtcatagaaatggaaaggagttgttcgtcaggaaatgaatcattgatctcaaggccatcatgtggcctcccctcctcctccaatcgggacaagtggcCCGCCACTTGATACTCACTACCCtttcggtcttgaatctctagatcaaactcttgcaatagaagtacccaccgcatcaaccttgACTTAGAGTCTTTATTGCTTATCAAATAACAAAGTtccgcatggtcggtgtgaacaatcacctttgtacccattaagtacgggcggaacttctccatagcaaagacaatggttaggagttctttctcggtcactgtatagttgacttgggtctcgttcatggtcttgctagcatagtataccggatgaaagatcttattAATTTGTTGCCCCAATACCGCACCAACTGCCacatcgcttgcatcacacatgagctcaaatggtaagctccaatttggcgcggtgataataggagtggtagtcaacttatacttgagtagttcaaattctttcatacaatcttcattgaaaaggaagttggcatctttctccaagagtttgcacaaggggtttaccaccttagaaaagttcttgatgaatcggcggtaaaatcccgcatgacctagaaagcttcTCACTCCCTTTATGGAAGTAGGGGGAGGTAATTtagatatcacttcaatttttgctttatcaacctcaataccatttcttggaaatcatgtgaccgaggacaatgccctccttgaccataaagtgacacttctcctaattcagcaccaagttagtttcttcacaacgtgccaataccttatccaagttatccaagcactcttcaaaagaatcccccacgatagagaaatcatccataaaaaccTCGAGAAAttcctccaccatatcggtgaagatggacatcatacaccgctgaaacattgccggtgcattgcataacccgaatggcatccgcgagaatgcgaatgtgccatatggacaagtgaaggtgGTCTTATCTTGGTCTTTAGGTGCAATAAGAATCTGGTTATATCTGaaatatccatccaagaagcaataataagcacgtccggctaacctatccaacatttgatcaagaaatggaagcggaaaatggtctttccgcgtAACTTTATTgagctttctataatccatgcacactTTCCACCCAGTgatagttcttgtggggatcaattcatttttgtcatttgtgatcacagtcatgccccctttctttaggacacattgcaccggtgaggtccacgaactatcgaaaatggtGTAAaccaccccgacatccaaccacttgatgatctctttctttagtacctcttgcatggcctcattcaatcgtctttgatgttccatggagggtttggcatcctcctccaaaatgattttgtgcatgcaaaaggcggggcttataccccgaatatccgccaatgtccaacctattgctttcttcctcctttgaagcaccgcaagggtggcatctacctgcacgttagttaagcacgaggaaagaataacaggtaaagtggaacaagggcctagaaactcatacctaaggtgtgaaggcaaaggctttaactccaaggtgggaggctcctcgattgagggctttgttggtggagtcttccagTTTTTGAGATCCAAGGAAGGTTTTCGGGGCTTATAAGTatatgatcccattccttgcaaagcattgacacattctacaaagccttccttctcatcctcatcatgattcaacaacacagtTTCTAAGGTATCTTCCATATTTATCACAGcgcttgtgtcatcaacaattacttcggtcacaagatccacgaacgaacacacttcgttgctatttggctgcctcattgatttacaaacatggaacacccctttttcatcgcccaccctgAAGGTGAACTCTCCATCTTCCACATAAACTAAGGtcttccctgtagcaaggaaaggtctccccataaTGATTGGCACCTtgtagtcaacctcacagtcaagtatcacaaaatctgcgagaaagatgaacttgtcgaccctaactaacacatcatcgattatccccaatggccttttcattgtccgatctGCCATTCGAAacctcatggatgtgggtcttggtttcccaatccccAATATTTTAAACacagaatagggcatcaagttaatgcttgcccccaaatcacatatagttttggcgaaatcggcactcccaatagtgcacAGGATTGTGAAAACATCggggtcttccaactttggagccatggagtgcaccatatcactcacttgatgtgtcattttgatcgtttcacagttcattgatctcttctttgttaccaaatccttcatgaacttggcatatcccgacatTTATTCTAAGGCTTTAACCAATGACACATTTATAGataaacttttcatcatatcaatgaatttcttgaagtGATTCtcattattttgctttgcaagtctttgagggtatggagtaGGAGGCTTTGTCATTGctaccttagcctttggcactaccggttccatCATGTCAGTtacgtgctccctagacgggtttacttcttcttgcgtctcctccacattttcatcaatatcaatcattgattcttcattagcttgaacatcattgcttggctcatcatcatcttgctccaacacatcatcacccacatgtcttctttggtttgaggtactagcaactTCACCCTTCCCACTTCT contains:
- the LOC138906967 gene encoding uncharacterized protein codes for the protein MSGYAKFMKDLVTKKRSMNCETIKMTHQVSDMVHSMAPKLEDPDVFTILCTIGSADFAKTICDLGASINLMPYSVFKILGIGKPRPTSMRFRMADRTMKRPLGIIDDVLVRVDKFIFLADFVILDCEVDYKVPIIMGRPFLATGKTLVYVEDGEFTFRVGDEKGVFHVCKSMRQPNSNEVCSFVDLVTEVIVDDTSAVINMEDTLETVLLNHDEDEKEGFVECVNALQGMGSYTYKPRKPSLDLKNWKTPPTKPSIEEPPTLEYNQILIAPKDQDKTTFTCPYGTFAFSRMPFGLCNAPAMFQRCMMSIFTDMVEEFLEVFMDDFSIVGDSFEECLDNLDKFRPYLMGTKVIVHTDHAELCYLISNKDSKSRLMRWVLLLQEFDLEIQDRKGSEYQVAGHLSRLEEEGRPHDGLEINDSFPDEQLLSISMTGMPWFADVANYLVSGIVTSEFSSNQRKKLKRDCLDYYWDEPYLFKICTDGVIRICVPEQEQLGILEACHSSPYGGHHGGARTATKVLSYGFYWPTLYKDARELIKHCDDCQRVGGISKKNEMPLTTILEIDIFDVWGIDFMGPFVSSCGNTYILVAVDYISRWVEAVALPNNEARSVVAFLKKNIFTSFSDGSEGGSQASEPSSPPATTPATTATPINLDDDDKVPDDGKGGDTIVGGLARSRKPEVWADRFHNLNVLKQFTERKGWKWFTGRLQYANEYLVKEFYANVAHIKKGTKVTKVRNLKIQFDGHALNKYIEFEEVEAVQYLEKLALGDAVRPWQAEILAIPGTTPAWLTAGAQIVIATINFEAKGWQTFSKKKKDCIPTPTSSQSISKTKG